The following proteins are encoded in a genomic region of Triticum dicoccoides isolate Atlit2015 ecotype Zavitan chromosome 1B, WEW_v2.0, whole genome shotgun sequence:
- the LOC119305652 gene encoding uncharacterized protein LOC119305652, with translation MIDEYFPGHSVAASQVIKAHRKVQRKVGAEVAPNAHRNLEEQLLAIQARLQPTHRMLRRLQHVGAQVLSALCPNMPAPRTPSRTADWLEVAIGRLEAWKVSSGRAGARPALEFVRARYPGLDLA, from the exons ATGATTGACG AGTACTTCCCTGGCCACTCTGTTGCCGCCAGCCAGGTCATCAAGGCCCACCGCAAAGTGCAGAGGAAGGTTGGTGCTGAGGTTGCGCCGAATGCTCATCGGAATCTTGAGGAGCAGCTCCTGGCCATACAGGCCCGTCTTCAGCCGACCCACCGGATGCTCCGCCGCCTTCAACATGTCGGGGCCCAGGTGCTATCCGCCCTCTGTCCTAACATGCCGGCGCCGCGTActcccagtcggaccgccgactggcttgaAGTGGCCATCGGTCGCCTTGAGGCGTGGAAGGTCTCTTCGGGCCGCGCAGGCGCCCGGCCAGCGTTGGAGTTCGTTAGGGCGCGGTATCCTGGGCTGGATCTAGCCTAG